The Syntrophomonadaceae bacterium genome includes the window CAGAATTTGCAGGTTGCATCAATTAACTCTAAAAATTATCAATTACCAAATTATCAGTTGCCGCAGACCCTCGAAGTGATCAGGGGGAATATTGTTAAATATGGCAATCCCCTGGGTCTTAAAGGCAACGAGGTAGCCGGCTGGGCGAGAGACCTTAACTTACCGCGGCAAGGGGATGTGCTTTTATTTACCGGCGGCGAGTACCAGCTGATTCCCTACATTGATAGCCTTGTAAACATGACCGCAAAGATGAACCAGAACAGCGCAGGGTTTTCTTTTATGATGGGTGCCCGCAATTTAATAGACATGGTTGGGATCAACCCGGAAAAGATGGTTGCCGGTGCGTTATCCAGGGACAGGGAGCGCTATCGGGATATCAGCCGCAAGGCCGTTTTGATTTTACAGGAGTTGGGCCAGAAAGTTTGTTATCTGGGGGAAGAAGAGATCTATAGCGGTGCTCTCCTTTTTGAATACGGTTTTGCAGACGATTTGCGGCAATATGCACGCAAGGTGGCTAACTTAGTCAAGACCACCCAGGCGAAGACCATTATCTGCTTATCTCCCCATTCAGCGGAAGTTTTCAAGCTGATTTATCCCCGGCTGGTGGAAAATTTTCAATATGAAGTCAAGACTTTCCTGGAAACTGTTCACGAACTGGTTAATGATGCCCAAAGGCGTCTGCCGACCCCATTTTCGGGGAACATAACGATCCATGATTCCTGCCGCATGGCCAGGGAACTGGGCATAAACGAAGAATTCAGGAATATTTTAAGCAAAATAGAGGGGATCACTTTAACAGAACCGGCGCTAAACCGCCGCTGGACTACTTGTTGCGGCGGACCAGGAAAGGTCCTTTTCCCTGAATTGACTGGCAAAATCGCCGGCCGCCGGGTTTGTGAATTGGCGGCCACCAACGCTGACCTGATGATTACTTTTTGCCCTTACTGTCTGGCGGCTCTTAATAAGAGCCAACAAGAGGGGCAGAAGAAAATCCAAATTGAGGACTTGATTGAGTTTCTTTACAGGGGGTTTGTGCAATGAAACCGGTACGGGAAAACTTGCTGCAAAAGTATACGGCGGAACTTAATAAAGCCTCCAATGACCCTAATATCCAATTAGCCCTTTCCAG containing:
- a CDS encoding (Fe-S)-binding protein, with protein sequence MAQNLQVASINSKNYQLPNYQLPQTLEVIRGNIVKYGNPLGLKGNEVAGWARDLNLPRQGDVLLFTGGEYQLIPYIDSLVNMTAKMNQNSAGFSFMMGARNLIDMVGINPEKMVAGALSRDRERYRDISRKAVLILQELGQKVCYLGEEEIYSGALLFEYGFADDLRQYARKVANLVKTTQAKTIICLSPHSAEVFKLIYPRLVENFQYEVKTFLETVHELVNDAQRRLPTPFSGNITIHDSCRMARELGINEEFRNILSKIEGITLTEPALNRRWTTCCGGPGKVLFPELTGKIAGRRVCELAATNADLMITFCPYCLAALNKSQQEGQKKIQIEDLIEFLYRGFVQ